The following are from one region of the Salvia splendens isolate huo1 chromosome 2, SspV2, whole genome shotgun sequence genome:
- the LOC121771941 gene encoding LOB domain-containing protein 19-like yields the protein MSCVVEGGGGPCGACKFLRRKCVKGCVFAPYFDSDQGAAHFAAVHRVFGASNASKLLLRIPPHCRLDAVVTLCYEALARVRDPVYGCVAHIFTLQQQVVNLQAELAHTQARISTLQHTPPSLPLPVLNSSMVETSPSSLGMVSFCSSSVDQEVEDDGDLQSLAREYVSRYFPGVRFMPPTPH from the exons ATGAGCTGCGTGGTTGAGGGAGGTGGTGGGCCCTGTGGCGCGTGCAAGTTCCTTCGACGCAAGTGCGTAAAAGGGTGCGTATTTGCACCGTATTTCGATTCGGATCAAGGCGCGGCCCACTTCGCCGCCGTGCACAGGGTGTTCGGGGCTAGCAACGCCTCCAAATTGCTGCTGCGAATTCCGCCGCACTGCCGCCTCGACGCCGTCGTCACGCTCTGTTACGAGGCCCTCGCTAGGGTTAGGGATCCCGTTTACGGCTGCGTCGCCCACATCTTCACTCTTCAGCAGCAg GTAGTGAATCTCCAAGCCGAATTGGCGCACACTCAAGCTCGCATCTCGACACTTCAGCACACTCCACCGTCGCTGCCACTTCCAGTGCTTAATTCCTCCATGGTCGAGACTTCGCCCTCGTCGTTGGGGATGGTGAGTTTTTGCAGCTCATCAGTTGATCAAGAAGTTGAAGATGATGGTGACCTCCAATCACTAGCTCGAGAATACGTTTCAAGATACTTCCCAGGAGTTAGATTTATGCCTCCAACTCCACACTAA
- the LOC121784703 gene encoding AT-hook motif nuclear-localized protein 1-like: MDSDKAMASGVTVIGHGAPSTYHVAPRMESSEFGTSQMTPPVMNVAGSERKKRGRPRKYKPDESSSGAFSLVQVSSSAPPAAGKAYGEDVKPGALARATTSEKKHKSKIGTEKLDDWIECSTGSSFLPHVITVNAGEDISLKIMEFSRQGPRAVCIISGSGRVSNVTLRHPNSSGGILTYEGLFEILSFSGSFTPTEMPDKYGRSGMMTITLSGADGRVVGGLVSGLTVAATPVKIVVASYLVGSSLELKPKKQQYTVNASVPAGAPLSNQDKNISGNIQGLRPSCSSSADHPTGWAAIQTAEKSRSSTADINISLQG, from the exons ATGGATTCGGATAAAGCAATGGCTTCTGGAGTGACAGTTATCGGGCATGGAGCTCCATCGACATACCATGTAGCTCCAAGGATGGAGAGTTCTGAATTTGGAACTTCTCAAATGACTCCACCAGTGATGAATGTAGCAGGCtcggagaggaagaagagaggccGGCCTAGGAAGTATAAGCCTGACGAATCATCAAGCGGAGCTTTTTCTTTGGTGCAGGTATCATCTTCTGCTCCACCTGCTGCTGGCAAGGCCTATGGTGAGGATGTTAAGCCAGGTGCCCTGGCTCGGGCCACCACTTCCGAGAAGAAGCATAAGAGTAAAATTGGAACAGAAAAATTAG ATGACTGGATTGAATGTTCAACCGGGTCAAGTTTTTTACCACATGTGATCACCGTGAATGCTGGCGAG GATATCTCGTTGAAGATAATGGAGTTCTCTCGACAAGGACCGCGAGCTGTGTGCATAATATCTGGCAGTGGGAGAGTGTCAAATGTGACACTTCGACATCCTAATTCCTCTGGTGGAATTTTGACTTATGAG GGTCTTTTTGAAATCCTTTCCTTTTCTGGATCCTTCACGCCAACGGAGATGCCAGACAAATACGGAAGATCCGGTATGATGACCATAACCTTGTCTGGAGCTGATGGTCGTGTCGTGGGAGGTTTGGTTTCTGGATTGACAGTTGCTGCCACTCCAGTAAAG attGTTGTTGCAAGTTACCTAGTGGGAAGTTCCCTTGAGCTCAAACCTAAGAAGCAGCAGTACACAGTTAATGCATCGGTTCCGGCTGGCGCCCCTTTGTCGAACCAGGACAAGAATATCTCAGGCAACATTCAAGGGCTTAGGCCTAGCTGCTCCAGCTCTGCTGACCACCCCACTGGCTGGGCAGCAATTCAGACTGCAGAAAAGTCGAGGAGTTCCACGGCCGACATCAATATATCACTGCAGGGATAG